In Thermosphaera sp., the sequence TTCAACAGGTGAGGAGGCACTCTCTCCCCGTACTTCGCCTTATAAGCGGACACCACTAGCGCCCCGACTCCAGCGCTCATAGGTGTAGCTTGGCTTGTACCGCTGAACAGGTTGTAGGCTAGTGTACCCGAGAGCATCCTAACACCATACACGTTGTTCAACGCATCCCACGTCCTACCAACCGCCCATGCAAAGGCTCCCACAGCCACTATGTCGGGTTTAACGACGCCTAGCTCCGTCGGGCCTCTATTGCTCCATGTGATTACTTGCCTACTTGACCCAGACCAGTTGTATCCGTATAGCGGTCTATAAGTGAACTCCGTGGCAGCCCCCACGCCTATTGCCAGCGTTGAAGATGCTGGAGTGGAGACCGTTCCGTAGCCTGGTCCACCGTTTCCTACCGCGGCAAAGTGCATTGTGCCTGAAGTCATTATAGTGTAGTCGAAGATGATGCTGGACGGGTCCATGCCGGTGTTCCATCCCCAGAGGGCCCATCCGCTAGAGCCGTATGAGTTGCTGGTTATGTCGACCTGGTGTTCCCCAATGTATTCCCATTTCCACGTGTAACCTTCGAAGGCTATCCACGGGTTGGCGAGCATAGCGGGCCACAGGTATATTGAGCCGTCACCGTATGGCGTGATGATGTCGAATCCGCTGAAGAAGTATATAGCGACAGCAACAGTTCCATAGTAGAGGGCTGGGGCAGCCGCGATCTTTACCCTGGGTGCTTGCCCAGCAATGCTTCTGACTCCATAGCCGGTCTGGGCGTAGAAGTCCCTTCCAGCCGCGGTGTTGGCACAATATGTGCCGTGGCTGTTGTAATCGTATTGTATCACCACATAGTCTCCTTCAGGGTCGAGACCCGGCCATACGTATGCGACTGGTTCACCCCTCCACGTCTCAGGGGCTAGATTAGGTATTGAGATGCCAAGAAGCGGGTCAAGCGGTAGAACGTTCGCCCTTATCGCTCCAATCTTATCAAGAATTATTGCAAATGATGCGTCGTAAACGTACCCAGCGAGTGTTCCGATGGAGAAGTCTGTAATTCCGTCGCCGTCTAAGTCCCTCGCTATTACTTCATTTCCATATCTTATTGCCTCTTCGTCAGCAAATGAGAAATCAGCCGTCGTTCCAAGGGTGCCGGGGAATGTTACGCTACACGGGGATGGTGAAAGGGCTTGCCTGACCAGGTAGAGAGCCGTTGTCGTATCAGCATACAGTGTATCATACACGCCATCTCCGTTGCTGTCGACAACTATTACTGGAACGGTTAGCCAAAGAGTGGTTGAGGAGCCGGCAACCGAGAAGGACATGTATTGTAGCATTAAACCGAATTTAACTTGGCCATACCTCATAATGTTTCCTATGTACCACGTCGAGTCGGACGGGAATGGAACCCAGATGCTCGCGCTTCTACAACCTGACACTCTCGCCCATAGTTGATTTGTCCACTTGAACACGTAATACGGGGGTTGGAAAACGTAAAGTTCTGAAGCATTCACGTAGATGTATCCATCGCCCACATCTTGCGCTACAACAGGGGTCAGTACTAGACCCAGGCTACTTACGTCGAATACTAGCGGAAGACCATACTCATCCCTTGCAATAGCTTCTAACCCGAGCCCGGGCGACCCATAGTCCACGCCAGTGTCGATTATCGCTAGCTTAACGTCTTCTCCCATGATGTTATAGTTGGACCAAACATCGATCGCTCCAGTAATGTTTAACGTGTAGTGATAGTTCGAGAAGTCCATCGGCTCGGAGTCCCCGCCCTGTAGAGGCGCCTCATCTATATAGGTCTCCATCTGTTTCATTTCCTTATTTATTAAGGCGTCGATCCTGACGTCGGGTAGAATAGCCAACACTCCAGGAGTTCTTGATAGAGGTTCAACCTGGTCCCTAACAATGACTGCAAACACTATGTTGTAAATATGCGTTGGGAATGCTCCTATAATGCCTCTGGTCTTTCCTTTCAACACGGTGAGAGGAGTGTTCTTCTCCAACACTATGATGACGCGGCCCGTATCTATTCCACGATTAACTATGGTAAACTCCTCTCCAACCGGTGTGAAAGACAGTAAATCCGAATCCTCCGCGTATGCTCCAATAGACCAGAACGAATCCTCGAACAAGACTGGACTCACATATGTTTTTCCAAATCCCGACGACCTTGGGACGATTGTTGAAGATGCCGGCGTCATCGGAGTGATTAATCCAAGTAGGAATATTATAGATATTAATACAAGTATTCTTTTCATGAATTATCCCTCTATACACCCACCACATAATTCATAGTAAACCTTGTAGTATTTAAGCATTAACCAAGGGATCCCTGCTGAAAACTCGGTTTTTCCGGCTACAATAGTGGAAAACTTTTTAATCTCTCAACTTGATACCCAGGGATGGGTTCATGTTCGAGGTTCAGCTGGTAAACAGGAAGTATGCGCAACACATCCTCACACTACTCCGAAATAAGGATTCATCCCAAATAGAGTTTAGAAAGGGATTGGTTAAACTCGGCAGGATCTTGGGGATGGAGATAGCGGAGGATCTCGAATCAGAGGAGGCCATCGTTGAAACACCTCTTGGAGTCAAAGTGAAAGGCGTAAGAATAAAGGACATGGATAACACCATTATTGTTACGGTCCTAAGGGCTGCTTGGCCGCTGACAGAGGGGCTTATAAAGGTATTCTATAATGCGAGACAAGGGGTTATAGCTGCTAAGAGAGTTGAGGAAAAAGGTATGCAAAACTACGGGTTTGAAATAGATGTCTCCTATGTGAAAATGCCTTCGGTAACCTCCAACGACGTAGTAATAATAAGCGATGTAATGGTTGCTACGGGCTCGACCCTGGCTAGAATTCTCGAGGAGATATTAAAGAAAGGAAAGGCGAAGAAATATTATATTGCCTCGGTACTCACGACTCCTCTCGCTGTTGCAAGGTTGAGAGATAAGGCAGATGAACTCGGCATCGATTTGAAAATGTATGCCATATGGATGGATCCCGAGGTTAATCAGAAGGGCTATATCGTCCCAGGGCTCGGCGATGCTGGAGACAGGGCTTTCGGATCTTGAACCTTAGATTTCGAAAAGTCTTGAAAGATGGTGGTTGTCTAGCTTTTTATACCTCTCCAAGCTCCCGACATCGAACCAGTCCCCGTCATAAATGTAACCTAAAACTCTTCTACCGGATTTGATCAACCATGGGACGAAATCACCCATAAAATCGAAGTCTAATCCTAGAATCTTCTCCAAGTCCTCGCTGAACAATTCGCTCTTAAGTACTCCGATACCCACTGTAGCGTTAAGGTTTAACTCAGGCTTTTCCACCATATCCACGATCAAATTATCTTCGCCGAGGGTTGCCACGCCGACTGATACTTTGTACTTCCTTGTTACCACGAGAGTTAGGTCTCCTTGTTTTTCCAAGTGATATCTTAGCAAATCCTCCACATTTAAGGGAGCCAGTATATCGCCATACCAGACGATTACATCCCCTTTGAAAAGCCCCTCTCGATAGGCTTTCAGCATCGAGCCCCCTGTGTTCGTGTATCCCTCGGGATCGTCAATAGAGTATTCAATTCTCACATTGAAACGGGACCCGTCTCCAAAGTAGTTTCGAATGTATTTCCACCTATAATTTACTAGAAAAATGAACTTATTCACTCCAAACCTATTCAGCCATCGCAGAATGTATTCTAAAACCGGTTTCTCGTCAACACCTATTGGGATCATCGGCTTCGGCACAACCTCGGTGTAAGGATGAAACCTCGTCCCCACTCCGCCAGCAAGGATTACCGCCGTTGTATTATTATTCAAAATGCCCTCCCATTACTTAATGATTCTCCTTAAAATATTTAAAATCTAAACGTGTTTAACGGCTAGTTTGGCAAACCTTTTATGGTAAATCAAGAACAAGATAATTCCTCTCGCATAGACATCCACGAACATTGATATCCATGGACCTAAGACCCCGAGGGGTTTGGACAGGATTATCGATGGTATCACCCTGAATAGGTAAAGGGACAAGGAGTTAATTATGAATGGTATTTTCGTGTTTCCCGCACCTCTTATTCCACCGCTCACTACCATCGACAATCCAAGACCCGGTTCACTTAAACCAGCGATTAGCAAGTATGTTGACGCCAAGCCGGCTATCTCTTCATCCGGTGAGAAAGGGGACGAGAGGAATCTCCCAGTCAAGGCTAGGAGCAACCCTAATCCCCCCATTACCAGGACCCCAAGCCTTACTGTCTCAAGTCCAAGCCTCTTGGCTTCATCTATTCTCCCTTCCCCGATTTTCTGCCCTACGAGCGTGGAGGCCGTAAGCGAGAAAGCAAACCCGGGCATGTACACCAGACTCTCGATTCTTAAACCAATATTGTGGGCAGCCATCACCCTGGGACCCATCCTGGAGATCACTCCAGCGTAGACGTTGTTGCCTAGTGCAAAGACAAACCTCTCCAGCATGGCAGGATATCCAAGCTTCATCGCCTTAAAGAGCACGCTATTATCTCTTCCGAGTGAGGGAGAGAGGCCTAGGACGCTGAGGTAGTAGAGTTGAAATGGTATGGTAAAAGTGCCCGAGACGACGGTCGCGACGGCTGCCCCAGCGACACCCATTCTGGGGAGTCCGAGGTAGCCGTAGATCAACAACGGGTCTAGGATCATGTTTCCAACAAGACCGATCGTGTTGACCAGCAAGGTTATCTTGGTCCTGGCTGTAGCAATTATCGATGTATCGAAACACATCGAAAGATAGAATAGTGGGAGTCCGAGAACCCTTACGGATAGGTACGTTAGTGCGTGATCATATGCTTCACCCGTTAGACCCGATTGAACCGCGAGTATAGTTGGCGAGAATGTATAAAGTACTCCCGTGATGACTAGAATTATTAGTCCGCCCTTGAAGCAGATCTCCCCTATAATGCTTCTAGCTTTGTTTTTCAACCCTGCTCCAATAGATTGTGATACGAGTATCATTATGGGGGTTTGAAACAGAGCTAGCAAGACATTGTAGAGCCAGAGGATGTAGCTCGAAGCCCCAACGCCCGCTAGAGCACTATCCCCGAGTCCGCTGATAAAGTAGGTATCGATTAGAGAGTAAAGGCTTGAAACCATTTCCACGAATACTAGGGGAATGCTGGTTGCCAAGGCTCTCTGCAGATGGTTCTCGGTCTTTTTAAACTCCATCGATTGGTCCACCTTCGCCTGCATCCCCGCCTCACATAGATATCTACGGCGCGGCTTAAAAGAAGGGAGAGCTTCCCCCAGCGCACGAGTATATAAGCTTTATTGAGATAAAAGATTTTGTTGAACATTGTTCAATGTTTGCACAGTTTTTAACAACTTCAGGTGGTCTTTATGAGTTACGGAATCAATACGCGCCTACTCCAGGCGAGGAAAGCCTTCGTTACATCTGCCCTGTTAAGCCTCTTGGGAGCGTTTTTGGAAGGAGTTGCTTTGACCATTTTCCAGAGCATAATACTCGTAACCGACTTCTTCCACTGGACTCTCGACACAATTGTCGAGTTCATGATGCTTTTTTCAATATACTATGCGAGTAGAGTAGGCAAGAAATTCCCTTGGAGCATATTGATCATTGAATTCTCAACTAGTATTATCGTTATGTTCATTTTGCTCGCGTTTTACGGATGGGTTATGCTCGACTATGTTAACGGTTTAATTGCCACTTACGAGGCTACAACGAATTCAATACTGGTTTCATTGATAACAGCTGTTGGAGGCTCGATCACTTTCACAGCGTTCCTATTCCAGAGGAGAAATTATCGTAGATATGGCCTTGAGATTTTGAAAATTGATTCAACTCATGCATTAATGGATACTCTTTCATCATTTATTGCTACAGCAGGGGTTATTCTAACAGTAATTACTGGAAGCTACTCGCTCGAGATGCTCTTCACCATGATTCTCCTCGTCTTCATCCTGCACAGCGTCCTAGAGTTATTCAAGGATAGTTTTAAAGTACTAAGCGGAACAAACATTGACGTCGAGCTAACGAGTAGGCTCAGATCGGTACTGGAGAAGGAATTATTCGACGTTAAAATCAAAAGTATTGAGGCACGGAAAGTAGGCTCATTCTATATAGTCACGGTTGAGATATTCTTGGATCCTAAAATGCCGATATATAAAGCCTATGCCGTGAAGAGGAAAATAGACAAGATATCGAGGAGGGAGTCTGAGCTGGTTTATCATGTGGACGTCAGGATCTATCCTGATGAATCATTCAAGAAGAAAGCAAAGCGGCCTACTAAATAGCGCCTCCAAACTCCATTGGACCGAGGAGACCGCTTATTAGACCATTTATGACGATGGAACCTGCGTAGACGGCGCCTCCAGTAATCAGTAACATTACGCAGAGATAATAGTATATCGCGTATCTTGAGCCGGGGTTGACCGAGTAGACTGCGAGAGTGTTTGCAATAGTTATCATGAGAAGCATTAGATTCGTTAGAAGTGAGACATCTTGTGGTGACACATTGAAGAAGCTCAGAATACCCGAGTACTCGTATGGAATGCTTCCTGCGAAGCTCGCGATGATCTCTGTGAATAAGTTTATGAAGTTGCCTATGAAGATCAAGAGGATTATGACTATCAAGTGCATGAGGTATAGTGTTACTTCAAAAGTCTTGAATACTTGGACATAGTTTGCTCTCAGCCTGAAAAGCTCGTTGGCATGGTCTGAGATTAAGGCTCCAGCCTCACCTAAGTCTCCTCCAACCTCCACGGTGTCTACGAATATTCGTGTCCCCCTATTGACGAGCTCGCTGGACGACTCCTCGGCGAAGAATCCCCAAGCAATCCTAGGGTCTACTCTATTCAACAGCCTGGCATATACTCCCCTTAAGAGTGTCCTCAGCTTTCCAAGCTCCGCTATCAGTAGTGGTTTCAACGAGTCAATCATGTTTGGAAGAACAGCCATGTGCTCCCCATAGCTTCTGATAAACGCTGGAAAGAACATGTCGTACTCGGCTATTCTACCCTCGTGAATCTTTACCAATATCGCAGCGGGTAATAATGAAACACCGGTCAACAGGAGACTAAGCGCTACGTACTCCATGTTGAAAATATTCATGGAGATTACTAAGTAAACCGAGATTATCGCGAAAATTAACAGGCCAGTTAACCCTAGAGTAGAGATCATGATAACGATTTTATTCTTGTGCCGCGGCTTAGACTCGAAAATGGGTCTCCGCACGAAAACGTAGAGAAGCAGTGCCATGCTTATCAAGGCAAAACCCACGCCGATAACTCCCGTTGTTATCAACTCAGTTACATTGCCGAATATCATGCCGAGTAGCATTAGGTTTGCAAGCATGAAGGTTAAAGCCCCTAGTAGCGTAGTGTAAACACCTAGGACAACCTTTAAAGTATCAATCATTCTAGTGTAGGATGAAACGTACTCGGAGAAAAGCGTGTTGTATTCTATTCGCAAATATTCCTTTACGTCTCCTCCAGTAGCCACGATCGCTGACAACCTTTGAAGAAACATTTCGTCGACCTTAGAGGAAGCCTCGCGCGAGACGAGCTTTAGGGCTTCCGGGGCGCTGTACCCCCAGTTCCTGATCAGCCCTCGCAGCTTTTGAAACATGTCAGTGTATTTTTTCCTGTAGAACGAGGCTTCACCGATCCTTCCGAAGAGCGTAGTGAGGGGCGGATTCCCTGTCACCAAACACCTCATGTGGACGAGGATGAATATTAGGTCGTCTGAAACCGGCACGATCCCTATTCTCTTAAGGATGTTGAAATAATACAAAAGGAGGAAGGATCCCAGGATGACGAAACCCCCTAGGACAACGTTGACGAAGTATGGGATGGCGATTACTATGTAGTATACTATTATAGAATCCGCTATAGCCACGCCTAGCGTTGCCCATTTGTTTACAATAGCCCTGTGTACGAGTCCCTTGAAGAATTCGACTGCTCTCTCCTTCAATGTAGTAGTGGTCGGCGATTTTTCGCTCAACCTACATCAATTCCCCCTTCATTAATCTCTTATATGCTTCCTCGAGGCCTAGCTCGTATGCTTTAACGATCGCTTTGTAAACATCATTGTAGTCAAGAATATTCTTCTCAGCGAGGAGCCTGAGGTATCGCGCTCTTAATTCAAGCTCATCGTATATTAATCTAATATCGCGTCTGGGTATTCCTCTCATGACAGCTATTTTCTCCTCCAATAGGTAACTAGCTCCCCGTCCCGAAAACCTGTGGACATCGCTCACGGGATCCCACGTGAACACCGGAATGGCTGCTATTGAGTCGGAACGGGGGTCGTAGCCTATGATTTCGTTGATCGTGATCATTCTACGGACGAGCATACCTCTTTTATCGTAAACCGATGACTGGAACCATGCTATGTTGAGGGTATCCAGGTTGGTTTTCGGCACGCTTATAGGCGGATTGGTCAGCCTCTGTAAGAGTCTTTCGAGATTAGCTGCGTGGAAGGTCGACAACACAGGGTGGCCGGTCTGCATTGCTTGGAAGGCTATGTTGCCCTCCGCGCCTCTGATCTCTCCAACTATTATGTAGTTCGGACGCTGGCGTAGCGCAGCCCTTAAAAGGTCGAACATCGTCACGCTACTCTCTTGTTTGCCGGTATCTCTTGTCAGCTCTCTCACCCAGTTCTTGTGTGGTAGGACGACCTCAGAGGTGTCTTCAATGGAGACTATCTTGTAATTGGGGCGTATGAAAACCGCCAGCGCGTTCAACGCCGTCGTCTTACCGCTTGCGGTCTCTCCACAAATGAAGGCGCTCATCCCCTCTGCCAGCATCATCCACATGTACGCGGCGGCATATTCGTTGAAGGTGTTCCACTTGATCAACTGTGTCACGCTGATGGGAGTCTTAGCGACCTTACGTATTGTAAAATTACTTCCAAACAGGCTCACGTCACTACCGTAGACTATGTTTATTCTGCTTCCATCGGGGAGCGTGGCATCCACTACTGGTCTTGCCCTAGATATTGGTTTGCCGATCTTCTCCCCAAGCCTTATGATAAACTCGTCAAGCTCGTCTTCGCTGTGAAAACCGATATTTGTTTCCAGCGACCCGAATATCTTGTGGACTACATAAATGTTTCCAACGCCTTTTGAGCTAATGTCTTCGAGATAAGGGTCTCTGAGAAAGGGCTCTATAATGCCGACCCCTATCTTGTCACGTATTAAATGATATTTAATGTAATCAACGTCTCCCGCATACACTGGGACTCTCAGCAGACCAGGCTTTATCGACGCGTAGTTCACCGGCTTCTCCTTAACGTCGAAAATATCCTCCAACAGCTCGAGCAGTATTTTTCTCCTCTCCTCAGCCGACTCAAGGGCGTGTTCAGGCTTTATTTTTACCGCGAGGGCCTCCTCGAGCGCTTTCAGCACGTTGGTTGGAGGCCTGGGGGGTTCGATAGAAATGTATTGATTGTATCCTGATGCAGTCTTAATGAGGTTGGTCACGTGTATGAAGACTCCGCCGCCAACCGGGTATATAACGTTGATTTTCGACCACATCTTCATGTCTCCCGTGAGCCTCTCCACGAATAGGGGAGTCTCACCGTGTTGCCTCCCGAAGGACTCCATGTAGGTTGTCAGGTACGGAGGCTTTCCGCCGAAATCGGGCTCTTTAACCTCTCTCTCCTTCTTACTCCTGAAAAGTCTTATGCTCAAGAGCTTTGACATTGAATCACCTTATACTTTTGCTAACGCCATGGGGACGAGCTTGATGCCAAAGGCCGGATCGACATCAAATGTTATAGTATTCTCGAAGGTTGTAGGCACCCCCTTCAGTTTTATAATGTTCATAACTTTAAGAGCCCTGCCTCCCATTTCAACGTTTTTAAGCTCGATGTATCCATCGGCTATAGCTTTAAGCCCGGCGTGCAATGATTCGCTCAACCCCTCAGGATGTATTGTGAGAATTACAAGCTTACCCTTATCGACGATTTTCTTGCCGACAGTGAGAAAGTTTGCAACATCCTCTCTCCTCGAGCCTTTAACAAGGATGCTGAATGAGTCAATCACGTAGACGTCATATCTCTCGACGGTTGAAACCATGTGGCGTAGAGTGAGGGAGAGCAGGTCCCTGCTGGTAGAGCTAACCCACTTAACCCTTGGTATTTGGGTGGAGTAAACGTTCAACCGGCCTTTAAGGTACTCGTCCAGCACGTTGAACCCTACATTGATCATGCTTCTTACGTACCCAACCGTGGTGGTTTCGGTTGTTACAACCGTAACTCTTAACTCGCTTTTCAGCGCACCGTAAATGAATTGTTGGGCTAAAACGGATTTCCCAGTCCCGTGTAGTCCCTCTATAACGATCAAAGCAGGGAAGGGGATGCCGCCAGCAATCTTAGTGTCTAGCTCATCGTTACCTGTGGATATCATTTTAACTCTCAACATTAATCAACACCCACTTGGTAGCTGAAGCTCCGAGGTCGGTCGTGAACACTATTCTGACAGGTTTGGAAACGTCGATATCGCTCACAGTGATCGATACTCTTATTAAACCAGCTTCTCCCTGACCAATGGAGGGGTGTTCGGCGAATTCAACGCTGTAATCCTCGACGAGGTATACCCTCTCCACTAACCATTCAACCGGGTAGTTTAGTCTGAGCGATCTAAATACGCCGGACGCCGAGTAATACTCAATTATTAAGTCACAAGTGTTAAACCTGTATACGGGTTGTGAGCCATCGTTATATACGAGGATTTCGCCTCTAAGCATCCCCCCATCGTATTCTAAGCTCGCCCAACTTATTAGTACCCGGTTCAACCTTTTTCGATAACTCTCATAAGCCTCTCTCAACGTGTTAACCGTGAATGAAAGAGAAGTTGTGATCACCCCAGTGATTGACAAGGTAATCATAAGTAAAAGGATAGTTGCTGTGAAGCCTGGAATAATGACCTCCGAAGGCATTTCAAACCCTCATCCCACAGTGTAAACTGTAGAGTATCCGTTTGAAAGAACCATTTTCACCTCTAAAGGTAGTTTATACGCGGTCTCGATCTTTATTTTGAAGAGAACGGTCTCTCCCTTTTCAAAGACTCCTTGCTGTGACCCGTACTCCGTGATCTCCACGGACTCTGGGGATGTCTGTCTTGTTGAATAGTATAACGTCTTTCCGTCTGAATCGGTAATTATAAAATCGATATTTCCAAGGTCGCTGTATGAAACGTCTCCAGTGTTCTTCGCGTAGAGGTATATTATTCCTGTCTCCTTATCGATTGATGCGTGAACTATCGTGATGCTGAGCCTGTACGAGTCCGACTTGCTCTTCATACTAATAGATATTACATTTAAAACACTATTGAGCTGACCTATAACTGCCGCCGCGAAGAGAGACGCCATGAGTATGGCGACTATCGTCAGTATCGCATGTGTTATAGTTGTTGACTCTCCCATTTATCGCTACCACCCTGTGATACCTCCCCCTCACTGCTTCTCCGGGATCTTCTCTCGCTCTTATCATTCTTCTCCGACTCCGCCGCAGGCTTGGCCCTAGTCCTCAGGACAGAGGCAGCGTTCAGCACCGTCTTCATGACCTCGTTCTCAATGGATTCCTCCCTTATTCCCAGATTCTTTAACAGCAGGTACATTAAGAGCGTGTTTTCCTCGGGCGTGATGTTCTCCTGGAGGGATTGTTCGACTATGTTGATTGTGGTTCTCAGAATGCCGGCCTCCTCCTTAGACACGATTCTCAACTGCTCCATTAAATCCAAGATCCTCTCTACGCTTGACTTAGGGTAGAGTCTTCTAATCTCATAGATCATCTTCATAAGGGAGATGGTCTGCTTCAAACTCATTCCTGTCAGAGCCTCCCGCTCCTCCCTCACGACCCTGCCAGCTTCGCTCAAAATATCCACGAGATCCTCAAGCCCCTTGCCCTGGGCCTTCTCGGTTTCAACCTCCTGCCCCCTCCTCCCCTCTTTACCCACGCTGCCCGCCGGCGAGCCCTCAGCCGATATCGCTGGTTGCCTAGCAACCTGTGGGGGTTGCTCAGCCTCCTCCTTCGGCTTATAGTAGCTGTAGGGTCCGGTTAAATCCGCTAGCGCAGCCTTTATCTCGGCTACAGCGTTCTTCAGCTCTGATACAGTGGATTTCAACTCCTTCAACTCCCTGCCAATATCCAGCTCCTGGGACACTATCTCCTCACCCCTCTCCCCTCCTCCACGGGTCTCAACCTCCTCCACGTACGCACTCTTAATGAAGTATGAGAGTATCGGTCTAGTGAAAAGCCTGCAGAACCAGCAGTTGCAGGGCCAGACCGCGTCCAGGTACATTCCAGCGTCAAGCACATACCTCCAGCCCCCTCTCCCTGAAGTAAGAAGGGCTCCGCAAGATCAAGGCAGAATCCACCACGACGTGGAGTATAAAGGATGCAAAGGGTAACAGTGCAAATCCCAGCGCCACGGACACTCCCAATCCGAGAGGGTTGGGTAGCATCGTTAAAATCTTTTCCACCGTGAGCGTGAAGCCAGCGAGTAAACCAGCAAGTATGCAGGTAGATGAAGCCAAAACCACTTTCAAACCCCTCCTCAAAACTCCTTCCTTAAAACACCCCATGCAAACCCCCTCGAAACAACGCGGTAAGTGGAGTGAAGGGAAAAAAAGAGTTGAGCAATTAGATCACCCAAGGTTTACGAAGCTGCCTGCAGACAGAGTGGGAGGCACCGTCCTCTCGATGACTAGCGGAGCTCCCTGCAAAGGCCTTATTTCGACGGTGAACTTGTCGTACTGTCTAAGACTCAATCCGGATATGACGAGCAGGAACTTCTCACCAGGCTCCAGCACAGTGTCGTTGTCTCCCTGGATAATGTAGATGTTCGCAACGACAGATTGGCTAGAATCGACTCCTAACGTAGTAAGATTTACTGGAGACCCGGTTGGATTTTCTGGGCTACTTCCGGAGTTGATCTTTACATAGGCTCCATCAGGTAGATTTATCATGACGTCGATTTTCGAGGGGTGGAAGTCTACTGCTAATTGC encodes:
- a CDS encoding type II secretion system F family protein, which gives rise to MSEKSPTTTTLKERAVEFFKGLVHRAIVNKWATLGVAIADSIIVYYIVIAIPYFVNVVLGGFVILGSFLLLYYFNILKRIGIVPVSDDLIFILVHMRCLVTGNPPLTTLFGRIGEASFYRKKYTDMFQKLRGLIRNWGYSAPEALKLVSREASSKVDEMFLQRLSAIVATGGDVKEYLRIEYNTLFSEYVSSYTRMIDTLKVVLGVYTTLLGALTFMLANLMLLGMIFGNVTELITTGVIGVGFALISMALLLYVFVRRPIFESKPRHKNKIVIMISTLGLTGLLIFAIISVYLVISMNIFNMEYVALSLLLTGVSLLPAAILVKIHEGRIAEYDMFFPAFIRSYGEHMAVLPNMIDSLKPLLIAELGKLRTLLRGVYARLLNRVDPRIAWGFFAEESSSELVNRGTRIFVDTVEVGGDLGEAGALISDHANELFRLRANYVQVFKTFEVTLYLMHLIVIILLIFIGNFINLFTEIIASFAGSIPYEYSGILSFFNVSPQDVSLLTNLMLLMITIANTLAVYSVNPGSRYAIYYYLCVMLLITGGAVYAGSIVINGLISGLLGPMEFGGAI
- a CDS encoding flagellin, which gives rise to MGESTTITHAILTIVAILMASLFAAAVIGQLNSVLNVISISMKSKSDSYRLSITIVHASIDKETGIIYLYAKNTGDVSYSDLGNIDFIITDSDGKTLYYSTRQTSPESVEITEYGSQQGVFEKGETVLFKIKIETAYKLPLEVKMVLSNGYSTVYTVG
- a CDS encoding type II/IV secretion system ATPase subunit codes for the protein MSKLLSIRLFRSKKEREVKEPDFGGKPPYLTTYMESFGRQHGETPLFVERLTGDMKMWSKINVIYPVGGGVFIHVTNLIKTASGYNQYISIEPPRPPTNVLKALEEALAVKIKPEHALESAEERRKILLELLEDIFDVKEKPVNYASIKPGLLRVPVYAGDVDYIKYHLIRDKIGVGIIEPFLRDPYLEDISSKGVGNIYVVHKIFGSLETNIGFHSEDELDEFIIRLGEKIGKPISRARPVVDATLPDGSRINIVYGSDVSLFGSNFTIRKVAKTPISVTQLIKWNTFNEYAAAYMWMMLAEGMSAFICGETASGKTTALNALAVFIRPNYKIVSIEDTSEVVLPHKNWVRELTRDTGKQESSVTMFDLLRAALRQRPNYIIVGEIRGAEGNIAFQAMQTGHPVLSTFHAANLERLLQRLTNPPISVPKTNLDTLNIAWFQSSVYDKRGMLVRRMITINEIIGYDPRSDSIAAIPVFTWDPVSDVHRFSGRGASYLLEEKIAVMRGIPRRDIRLIYDELELRARYLRLLAEKNILDYNDVYKAIVKAYELGLEEAYKRLMKGELM
- a CDS encoding archaellin/type IV pilin N-terminal domain-containing protein, which codes for MPGKKGIVGIEAAIVLIAFVIVAAALAFVVINMGMYTTQKSKEVMQQGLNEATTALEVDGSVLGYVNTETNVEKIYIPLKVSPGQLAVDFHPSKIDVMINLPDGAYVKINSGSSPENPTGSPVNLTTLGVDSSQSVVANIYIIQGDNDTVLEPGEKFLLVISGLSLRQYDKFTVEIRPLQGAPLVIERTVPPTLSAGSFVNLG
- a CDS encoding ATPase domain-containing protein: MLRVKMISTGNDELDTKIAGGIPFPALIVIEGLHGTGKSVLAQQFIYGALKSELRVTVVTTETTTVGYVRSMINVGFNVLDEYLKGRLNVYSTQIPRVKWVSSTSRDLLSLTLRHMVSTVERYDVYVIDSFSILVKGSRREDVANFLTVGKKIVDKGKLVILTIHPEGLSESLHAGLKAIADGYIELKNVEMGGRALKVMNIIKLKGVPTTFENTITFDVDPAFGIKLVPMALAKV